The sequence below is a genomic window from Pectinophora gossypiella chromosome 21, ilPecGoss1.1, whole genome shotgun sequence.
GTTGGAAAAAATCTGTAAGACACCACCTTTGACATCTTGttccataacaaaaaaaaaatgcaattacGAATTTATTCGCAGTCGGTAAACTAATTGCGACCCATttcgatgtatggagacaaattgtttttctttttttttttacagaatcgtATCGTAGGGGGTGTCCCCACGGGGGTGAACGAGTACCCCATGATGGTGGGGTTGGTGGACCTGTCTATCAGGCAGATAAAGTGCGGGGGGGTGATCATCAACCCTCGCAGCGTGCTCACCGCGGCACACTGCCTCGCCTACCAGAGCACCAGTAATATAGCCATTGCTGCCGGCGAGCACGACACCAGTACAGGGAGTAAgtaaggtcaatgacctacCTCACCAATCGTACCGTCATAGGTGTACTATATACCATTCTAAAACGTTCACTCGACCCTTTCTCGACTCCGTTCTCAGTCGAGGCGGCCGCAAGGTCTTCTCGATTTTAATCAGGCAGGTCATAGTCTATAATCATCTAttcatctccccagcattatcccgtttttcacagaatccgcttacctaacctgatgatttcacaggtccggttttttacaaaagagactgcctgtctgaccttccaacccgcgaagggaaaatcagcccaattcaggttaggtcacgtaccaaatgaatttctcgggaatgtgggtttcctcacgatgttttcattcaccgctgagcacgtgattatcgaTTCGGACCTGCGaccacaaagtgagaggcaagcgttctgccaaccgGGTTCTGGATTATACTTCGGGTTATCATCAAAAAAATCACGTATGTTTCTTctttcagcctccgtggtctagtggttagagcgttaggctcacgatctggaggtccgggttcgattcccgatccCCACAttgactttgtgagactgtcttttgtttggtaagaattttacaggcttgaatcacctgattgtctaaaaaaataagttgattccgtgcttcggagggcacgttaagccgttagtcccagctattagccgtaaaaatacctccaccaacccgcagtggagcagcgtggtggagtatgctccataccccctccagttgattgaggggaggcctgtgcccagcagtgagacgtatataggctatttatgctatgttatgtatgtttcttCTTTATCAAGTATGTATAGCACCTAACGGAtgcaaaaaatagttttcattatTGTTTTGCTAATTGGTGTGACTTTCTAATTGGTATAGTAATTTTGCACATAGATATTTCCTACTAAACTTTACAGATGCTATGAATTTTCGTGTGACAAGAAAATCCACCTTTACGGAGTTTAAGGCCGCGACTGCctgctgaccttccaacccgcgaatggaaaaccagcccaatacaagtaaGGTCACgttcctccgaaaatgcatttctcggggatgtgggtttcctgacgatgttttccttcaccgctgagcacgtgataatcatttataatccaaacatgaattcaaaaacaaattccacgatcattggtttaggcctttaCTGGAtttaaacctgcgacctcaacaTGAGAGGcgagctttctaccaactgggctactacggttcctctcttctttttattaaagtacttacttactttcatTTTCAGATGATACTTCAGCCTTGAGAGTCTACCCTGTCGCCAACTTTATCATCCACCCACAATTCAATAGGTAAATTATAGCTTTTTATGGCCACAACGAGGAGCCtgcaggagctcggtggcgcagcggtaaacgtgctcggtctgtgattgttgaagttaagcaactttcgcaaaggccggtcataggatgggtgaccaaaaaaaaaagttttcatctcgagctcctccgtgcttcggaaggcacgttaagccgttggccccggctgcattagcagtcgttaataaccatcaatccacactgggcccgcgtgatggtttaaggcccgatctccctatccatccatagggaaggcccgtgccccagcagtggagacgttaatgggctcatgatgatgatgggcaCAACtgcatccgtggtctagtggttagggctcacgatctggagattaAGGTCTTGtctcttcttcgtcgttccctcactgctgaggatcgcgaccacaggttatggttttccactcggtacggctatatgctgcgtggaccgccctctgtatgctgtcgcccaccgtcttcttcaggatGTCAAACCACCTCGTAGGTGCCCTTCCAAAGGtgttgtagcagagtacaaactctgcacatactggcctttcgttctgaccgtcaatcattttaaatttcgaaattctcattcgttattttgtcatcgttatcaccaatccgccaccaacccgcattggagcagcgtggtggagtatgctccataccccctccggttgattgaggggaggcctatgcccagcagtgggacgtatatatatatataggctgtttatgttatgttatcaccaatcattccactactctgccggcacgtcgggataccatcctcaccacccatCGTGCCGCAGTTTGATTCCCGATATGGTGACACTGTCGATAATCACTTCGGCTCCtgtgtttggctaggacattgcaggctgaatcacctggttgtccgaaaaaaataagatgattccatgcctcggaaggcacattaaactgttggtcccgagctactagcccaaatgcctccatcaacacgcagtggagcagcgtggtggagtatgctccataccccctccggttgtggggagacctgtgccccgcagtgggacatatatacgAGATAGATagatcaataataaaataataataaatttaaaattttacgttAAAAGGTTATATTTCTGTCGCCAGCCAAAATTACGACTACGACATTGGTATAGTGAACTCTGCGCAAGAGATAGTCTTCAGTGATGCTGTCGGCCCCGTCTGCCTACCCTTTAAGTACGTCAACAATGACTTTGCCGGAACATACCTCACTGCTTTGGGTAAGTGCCTGACGAGTTAAAATAGCATCATCATCCCGTTCttttcagggtccgcttacctaacctgaagatttgacaggcccggttttttacagaagcgacctttcgaccttccaacccgcgaaggcaaaaccagccgaatataagttaggttacatacctctgaaaatgcatttctcgagttagccacagaggcggccaatcagctcttgacaccaaacacttcaggaccccgataccgactccgccggcgtggtcgacgatttccctcaatcagcgcttatcgctatcgacccactagggtcgattaattctttcaaatatttttttctctccgacgacgccctgagccgacgttcgcgctcaactctccccatttgtccggccaagtttgtgtatgtatgtaacaaccGTTCCCGGCGATGTTTCCGTCCGAAAAACTCTTTTATAATAAGGATACAGGCTGCTACCTTATCCTTTCTTGTACTCTCTCCTTGTTATTGTTGTTTgttgtcacctgattgtccgaaaaactaagatgaatccgtgcttcagaaggcaagcTAAGCCGTTAGTCAAGGGCTaccagcccaaacacctccaccaacccgcaatggaacagcgtggtggagcatgctccataccccctccggttgattgaggggaggcctgacttatataggctgtttatgtatgtatgttcatgtACTCTGCCTAAAGGTTATGTAATAAACCTATTTTTACATAAGCTTTGATTCTTCATTCTGCCGGGAACgttcctaaagtgggaacattctcaagaacggcacatcactggctgTAATGTTTCCAGGATGGGGCACGCTGTTCATAGGAGGCCCCACCTCCAACGTGCTGAGGAAGGTGGACATTCAAGTGCAGAGCCAGCCCAAGTGTCGGTCCATGATCTCCATTACTGACCGGCAGATGTGCACCCTTACACAAGGGAAGGATGCTTGTCAGGTAATCTATACGTGCCTTTATCGCCGCTAGTGAAAGCATAAGCGTCTTTTTGATAAATCACGTTCTAATGTGATTTCTTTCCGCTTTTATTCCAATgtaggtaaaaattgagaccagaTTATTTATCTAGATTGATATAGTTGTCTAATACGAGGAAATCCATCACCACAGACCACCTTGTctttatacagggcgttagtatcgtaacaaatactgagagggatgattcagctcatgattctgagttaatatcaagtgacgtgggtacttagttcatcttgcgatggatgtatcctATTTCTATCATTCTAATTTATTGTACtctttatatttctcttttgttttgtattttgtatctcCTGTGTGTCGTCATCtcgctagcattatcccgtttttcacagggtccgcttacctaacctgaagatttgacaggaccggtttcttacagaagcgactgcctgtctgaccttccaacccgcgatgggaaaaccagcccaatacaagttggGTCAcgtatctccgaaaatgcattactcaggaatgtgggtctcctcacgatgttttccttcactgctgagcacgtgataatcatttatgatccatatatgaatttgaaaataaattcgacaatcattggtttaggcttgtgctggattcgaacctgcgacctcaaagtgagacgcaagcgttctaccaactgggttaccacctCTCCTGTTCTATCCTGTGTGTCatccatcatcaatttaagagccacgctcttgtcggtgcagcattttccatgctacttgtttagggaaaaatagggcagtggtttcccacttgccttccgcccgcagtactctgtctgacgcgagtgggatggcgcccagagtagtctattacaaagccatactaggactcctgtcctccgcctctgaatggtactgacagttactgctgccctcctgtgtgtgcaataaagtatttgttatgttacattATGTATCTTCCCAGGATGACTCCGGTGGTCCGCTGCTGTTCACGGACCCGTCAACCGGGTTGCAGTTCAGCATCGGCATCATCAGCTCCGGGCAGTTCTGCGACACCGGGTCACCCGGGATCAATACCCGGGTCACTCAGCTGCTCAACTGGATCACCACTCAGTCCCCATACAACTACTGTGTCAAATAAACGCACTGGTTCCCCCTttgagttgttttttttaattagaattgcgaaagcggtatataaagcgaaagttgatggtgagctggcagaggaagaaaaggtttagtatgatctactcagAACCTAcgtgcttttttttattttgacgtgacttattgtagatttgccgcagatggcattaattacttggccggacaaaaggggagcgctgaaggctctcacccgggaaccagcgtgcgtgtatgctatgtttataagtaaatacatacataagaaaGCACCATAATCTTTTGATAGTTAACAATCGTTTTTTTAAAACTTTGTAAGTAGACGGTCTTCCAGTGCAGTGTGAGGCAAGTCCGTCCACTAAAGAAAAAATTACGTATTATTTGTCACAAATCGTAGGCCTGGACGTATGAAAATAGTTTCAGGCGGTGAAATCAACAATGCCTTTCTGATACGTACTTTACCGATTTGTGAATAATTCtttcattacttattttatttatttatttcaaatcggaaaacaaacagcttaaataacaatttataaaatgcaaatagtttgtacatAAATGGTgtcaggagctcggtggcgcagcggtaaacgcgctcggtctgcaattgttgaagttaagcaactttcgcaaaggccggtcataggatgggtgaccacaaatataaaagttttcatctcgagctcctccgtgtttcggaaggcacgttaagccgttggtcccgcattagcagtcgttaataaccatcaataaccatcaatccgcactgggcccgcgtgatggtttaaggcccgatctccctatccatccatagggaaggaaggttatgggctgatgataatgagtttgtacattagccatgcatcactgagaagtagacagaagtaataaattaataatttacaatacttaactaagtaagtaatactaaaaagaaaagaaaagaaaagaaaagaaaagaaaagaaaagaaaagaaaagaaaagaaaagaaaagaaaagaaaagaaaagaaaagaaaagaaaagaaaagaaaagaaaagaaaagaaaagaaaagaaaagaaaagaaaagttgATGTTATATCTGTTTTAACGCTTTGAGGGCAGATACAAATTTATTGTGCTTAAGATGAAATATGTCAATGCTATTgtatttatcattatatttgCTACAAGATCTAACTGTAAAACGGTGCTTTAGATAATTCGTTCTGCAAAAAAGGAATAGCAAAATTGATAGAATTGGGACGAAGTCTAACGCTgcgaaatagaaatagaaatactctttatttgcttttgaaaaggatACATTATTAGATGGATGCTCATAAAAGTctctccttatcagctatcaacaatagcatgcaaatattgttacataaacatttccaataaatcaattatcatttatatcatttacaccacatttttccaattcaatatttttgggATAAAAATTCTTTAACGCTATAAAATATATGGTAAAGAAGCCAGCTATATATCTGTATATATGCGacactttaaaaacaaaattttgttaacaaagtAAGGAGAAtcaattgtatttttaatattttatatagaaaCACATGATCgagctaagggaaaaccagccccatacagtttaggccacatacctccgaaacgcatttctcgggtatgtgggtttccttacgatgttttccttcaccgctgagcacgtgataatcatttatgatccaaacatgaattcgaaaacaaattcgacaatcattggtttagatctgtacagtcatgagcaatagattgtacccaatttaggactctgtcgcactaacatatttgataattagtgagactcacagttccatttgtcaaaaaagttaatgtgacatggtaccaaagtgtaaacatattaatgctcgtgactgcaCCACCAtaaccttatttatttatttaaccttAACCTTGCGCTTAATTTTCATATAACTTTTCGGTGGTAGGGGTTGTGCTCGGCGTGCCTGCAGTTGTAGTCGGAGTGGCTGTATTCGGTGTGGTTGTAGTCAACATAGTAGAAATCGGTGTGGCTGTAGTCGACGTGGTTGTAGTCGACGTGGTTGTAGTCGACGTCGCTGTAGTCGGTGTGATTGTAATCGGCGTGGCTGTTGGTGATCTCGTGGTTGTTGGATTACCGTTGTTGTAGTCGTGGTTATTCTGCAAGAGaggtaagtttaaaaactatgtAAACACGACTACCGACTACGTAAACACTGAAAAGTAAAAAGAACAAAACCACATTATGAGAAATAAGTgtgtcaatggtgctaattcctgtaaataccatctaattttattttaagttatatctgtcattttcttatccgccgaaaaggaaagggacgggtaatcgacaagcataaaatttatggaacacacgtcaattttaagcacaaatctaaaccaaccgtctaaaaattttacatcagtcaataacccgacacgttcatttactcattcttcctaaaattaagagctgtgaatcatccgtccctttccttttcgacggatatgaaaatgacagatataacttaaaataaaattagacggtgtctccaggaatcggggccaatgtgcaTTTATTTACTCTGTGGGTagattttttatgtttgtttttgcattttacagtcattataattatttttttatgtccctaccgggattcgacgccgagacctccgaatcgtagccgtttgaataaatgattaaaataGCAAACATATTTTGCACCTTCTGCTGGGACGCAAAACATAAGACGgaataaatataagtagtataaaaaataatcgcTTGGCCATGTCACGCCGCGTCATTTTGACTCACCTCCATCAATTGGAGCTTCTTGTTCGTATACTCTTTCGGTGGTTGTAGTTGTCGTGGTTGTAGTCGTAGTGGTTGTAGTCGTAGTGGTTGTAGTCGGTGTGGTTGTAGTCGTAGTGGTTGTAGTAGGTGTGGTTGTAGTAGGCGTGGTTGTAGTAGGCGTGGTTGTAGTCGGTGTGGTTGTAGTCGTAGTGGTTGTAGTAGGTGTGGTTGTGGTTGGTGTGGTTGTGGTTGGTGTGGTTGTGGTTGGTGTGGTTGTAGTAGGCGTGGTTGTAGTTGTCGTGGTTGTAGTCGGTGTGGTTGTAGTTGGTGTGGTTGTAGTCGGGGTGGTTGTAGTTGGCGTGGTTGTAGTTGGCGGCATTGTATTCGGCGTGGTTGTAGTCTGCGTGGTTGTAGTCGGCGTGGCTGTAGTTGTAGTTGGCGTCGTTGTAGTCGGTGAGGCTGTAGTTGTAGTTAGCGTGGTTGTAGTTGGCGTCGTTGCAGTTGGTTTAGTTGTAGTTAGTGTGGTTGTAGTTTTGGTTGTGGTTGTTGGTTTTCTCGTTGTTGTAGTCGTGGTTGTTCTACAAagataaataagtttaaaggTCAATATAAACAAGTGCAGCTTTTTCTCAATTTTGGTGGCGAATTTTCATAATATTGTTTCCGGAAAAAAAATGGTTCCGATATGGAAAAgtatagttctagctacgaggaacTGCAAGGGGCCTAAGAATGTCTTGATTATGTTTAAGATATTAGAGTTTAAAATGAAATGCCACCAAATCTAGCCACCACAATCTGACcaccccaaaaaatatagaaagcGCTGTGAAAAatagtccatgattctgagttgatatcaagtgaaattttccataaGTACcaaaattaagaattaaaaaaaacacacaaataaaatcatgaattttgcaacggaaaattccacttgatatcaactcagaatcatggaccgaatcatcccccttagtattcgttacgatgtcaataacaacctgtatcaacagtggccgcaAACAATGcgaccgcaccgggcgccgtGTTGGGGGGGTgccaaaatcagccaagacgGCAGCCCCGGAgctacaggggagtaactggattgcgcacacctgccctgtgagttagacctcttagcggccacataaaactcatacatttaataGGTGGCCGTAGacgacatttttgaaaaaagactGTATATTGAGGGGTGCCACTGTGATGTCTTGCGCCACCTTAATATTTTGTTAGGGCTGCCACTGTGTACGGGTctgggtcttcttctatcgtgcgggttgtgaggtgaattaccaacctcatcaaccctggtgtcagggttattattgagctgccaaagacctgaaatggctcatgtcacAATTACTATCAatggttgtaaaaaaaatatggaaaacCAAAACTAACAGACAGTAGGTACCTTGGTCTTCTTGTGGTTCGCCTTTGCGCATTTAAGATTTTCGCCAGTAATTTCGCTGGTATCCAGTGACTGGGCATTCCAGACTCTACGGGATTAGCTATGAACACCAAATCGTGTTTGGCCCGGTCTGGTCTTCTTCCGTGAACAAATGCGAGAAGAGTGATAAAACCAGTCACTACGCAAATTAGGTCCATTGTCTGAAACGGCTGTAGTTTCATTAGTTACTTCAAAATGGGAAAATACGAGTGCTCAAGTTTAAGACGATTCTCACACGAGGCGGAATTTGTAGAGGTGCACCGTGTGGCGAGATGTTCGCGTgtccttcattttattttttgattacttaataatatataataatgcgTATTCTGTGGTTCATCCGTTTGATTGAGAGgctaggctgtttatatattgaCGGCAGACGAATGAATTCTGTTTTTTTACACCTCGACTAGCAGGGAAGTAAGCATATTTCACAACACTAAAGCCGTAAGTTCACTTGGGAGCGTATTTTACACGAATGTGCACGGAAACTTTATAACACAGCGAAAGGAATTCGCAATTTAAAGGTGCGATTAGGTCTTTGCAATACTGGTACACCAATGCGAGCTACGTTTACCAGTAGTGATGTGCCTTTCCCGGGAATATTCCGGTAATAAAAACTCTTTTGGTAGTGAAGACATTGGCtgttttcctttttcaaattcttagttcttgtactctggtcttatctgctaATAACGCTCTTTTTAATAAGTTGTTTACCTCTTTACGCCGGGTACATtccttcttctctcgtgcgggttgtgaggtggattaccaaccccatttaCCAGTTAccattaagccgccaaaggcccctgacatggctcatgt
It includes:
- the LOC126376628 gene encoding venom serine protease-like → MLGTAGIVLALFGFAAAQDSSCDYSQQVQIGQTYYVYSPNYPNYYPRSKQCRWVGYCPRGYNCRLDCSEIRLPFTTNCAQDRLLISKSGDLQLNNADRYCGTGSVTAVSTGQVISIGLIVANNSPGGRFTCQLSAQPATPTDICRCGWKKSNRIVGGVPTGVNEYPMMVGLVDLSIRQIKCGGVIINPRSVLTAAHCLAYQSTSNIAIAAGEHDTSTGNDTSALRVYPVANFIIHPQFNSQNYDYDIGIVNSAQEIVFSDAVGPVCLPFKYVNNDFAGTYLTALGWGTLFIGGPTSNVLRKVDIQVQSQPKCRSMISITDRQMCTLTQGKDACQDDSGGPLLFTDPSTGLQFSIGIISSGQFCDTGSPGINTRVTQLLNWITTQSPYNYCVK
- the LOC126376704 gene encoding salivary glue protein Sgs-3-like; this translates as MRKGEPQEDQGTYCLTTTTTTTRKPTTTTKTTTTLTTTKPTATTPTTTTLTTTTASPTTTTPTTTTATPTTTTQTTTTPNTMPPTTTTPTTTTPTTTTPTTTTPTTTTTTTTTPTTTTPTTTTPTTTTPTTTTPTTTTTTTTTPTTTTPTTTTPTTTTPTTTTTTTTTPTTTTTTTTTTTTTTTTTTTERVYEQEAPIDGE